In one window of Mastigocladopsis repens PCC 10914 DNA:
- a CDS encoding WD40 repeat domain-containing protein, whose protein sequence is MNSLAFNPEGNIIATGQVNIIKLWDLKTGKELDTLWGHAIDVNSLAFTPDGQFLVAGCSQGEIKIWDWQNRSPLRTINPAGNLLGSIVSLFNPNGMLWSVAISPDAQIIASGGSNRAIALWNFHTGEVIRTLTQHLSDVHCVAFSPNGQIFASGSQDKTIRIWNIHTGDLLYTFEHLGEVNCVALSPDGKTLVSADNARIIKVWGVSN, encoded by the coding sequence GTGAACAGCCTTGCTTTCAACCCGGAAGGTAATATCATTGCCACTGGTCAAGTTAACATAATTAAGCTGTGGGATTTAAAAACAGGAAAAGAGCTAGATACCCTGTGGGGACATGCGATAGATGTAAATTCTCTTGCTTTCACTCCTGACGGACAATTTCTCGTGGCTGGATGTTCTCAAGGCGAGATTAAGATTTGGGATTGGCAGAATCGCAGCCCACTACGTACAATCAATCCGGCGGGAAACCTGCTTGGCTCGATAGTATCCCTGTTTAACCCGAATGGTATGCTGTGGTCAGTAGCAATTAGCCCTGATGCACAGATAATTGCCAGCGGTGGTTCCAATCGAGCGATCGCGTTGTGGAATTTTCATACTGGCGAAGTTATACGTACCCTCACGCAACACTTAAGCGATGTTCATTGTGTTGCCTTTAGTCCAAATGGTCAAATTTTCGCTAGTGGCAGTCAAGACAAGACTATCAGGATTTGGAATATTCATACCGGGGATTTGCTTTATACTTTTGAGCATTTGGGCGAAGTTAATTGTGTTGCCCTTAGTCCAGATGGTAAAACTTTAGTCAGTGCAGACAATGCCAGGATAATCAAGGTTTGGGGTGTATCTAATTGA
- a CDS encoding tyrosine-type recombinase/integrase — translation MELLPIPYSEPNIVHAEVIDTKSEGGRYGADTFKDYYFPNRQRITSAHQLIDMWLESQRIKSEQTERSYRQVAYELLQWLEERYNLPDLRLCTLGHLQFFLFYLKDSKPHLYKGKDGQYHPKLDKNNNPKIGLGKNAIAKYVCAIRSLWKFGCKQSIGYFPLNIAEELAVNWDDKTAERVLSERKVYKLDDTAKELSQRHWVLFTLLYYSGCRVGEIGRVTTKNPRTGKTEILNPGLYWRQLREETNSSGDTELVLTITGKRNKTRTIVLDAETSEALLAIRGDASDDDPVFPSKSHRDKGQPLSDRGIRLMMQEIAKGAEIKFSPHWLRHTHATHAKKKGASDFDIMAQLGHTSSTMTSRYVKLSGKQGTSHVLRN, via the coding sequence ATGGAATTACTACCCATCCCTTACTCCGAGCCAAATATAGTTCATGCTGAAGTCATCGACACAAAGAGCGAGGGTGGCAGGTATGGCGCAGATACTTTCAAAGATTACTACTTCCCCAACCGGCAGAGAATAACGTCCGCGCACCAACTTATTGATATGTGGCTGGAATCGCAGCGCATCAAATCTGAGCAAACCGAGCGCTCATACCGCCAGGTTGCCTATGAATTGTTACAGTGGTTGGAGGAACGATACAACCTTCCAGATTTACGCTTGTGTACCCTAGGTCACCTGCAATTTTTCCTCTTCTACCTCAAAGACTCTAAACCCCATTTATATAAAGGCAAAGACGGACAGTATCACCCCAAACTCGATAAAAATAACAACCCTAAAATCGGACTGGGTAAGAATGCGATCGCTAAATATGTTTGTGCTATTCGTTCCTTGTGGAAGTTCGGGTGCAAGCAATCTATTGGTTACTTCCCCTTGAATATTGCTGAAGAATTAGCCGTTAATTGGGATGACAAAACCGCCGAACGGGTGCTCTCGGAACGCAAAGTTTACAAGCTGGATGATACTGCTAAAGAACTAAGCCAGCGCCATTGGGTGCTTTTTACTCTGCTTTATTACTCAGGTTGTCGTGTTGGGGAAATAGGTAGAGTGACCACCAAAAACCCCAGGACGGGTAAAACCGAAATTCTCAACCCAGGTCTGTACTGGCGTCAGTTGCGGGAAGAGACCAACTCCTCGGGTGACACCGAACTAGTTTTAACGATCACTGGTAAGCGCAATAAAACCAGGACCATCGTCCTTGATGCGGAAACTAGCGAGGCATTACTTGCAATACGAGGCGATGCCAGCGACGATGACCCCGTCTTCCCATCTAAGAGTCATCGGGATAAGGGACAACCGCTAAGCGATCGCGGCATTAGGTTAATGATGCAAGAGATTGCTAAGGGTGCGGAAATCAAATTCTCCCCCCACTGGCTGCGTCACACTCATGCTACCCACGCCAAAAAGAAAGGCGCTAGCGACTTCGACATAATGGCGCAATTAGGGCATACCTCATCAACAATGACCAGCCGCTATGTCAAACTATCTGGCAAACAAGGGACTAGTCACGTTTTGCGGAATTGA
- a CDS encoding AAA family ATPase, with protein sequence MADLASVLTANGKQYYAGKSISSQECQKKGLSPYLPSSELIKAINLAIFLEKRPLLLKGEPGCGKTTLAQAVAYELGLPYEAWYIKSTSRAKDGLYTYDAVGRLHDAQLSRVGKASNSKVENLDNYIKLGPLGRAFKNEKRTVVLIDEIDKADIDFPNDLLRELDEQQFTIEEKGEEVKANCPPIVFVTSNDEKDLPDAFLRRCLFYYIHFPYSQLANIVKSHFTESSSDLVEAAVKRFSELRQKMEKGKAGKKVSTSELLDWFAVLRQFPQDEVLKQLEGEIPFPEVLLKKWEDHLRYLQQS encoded by the coding sequence ATGGCTGATTTAGCAAGCGTACTCACCGCCAATGGCAAGCAATATTATGCTGGCAAGTCAATTTCATCCCAAGAGTGCCAAAAAAAGGGGCTTTCTCCTTACTTGCCATCATCAGAACTCATAAAAGCCATTAACCTCGCTATTTTCTTAGAAAAACGTCCCTTATTGCTTAAAGGTGAACCGGGATGCGGTAAAACAACTTTGGCTCAAGCGGTGGCTTACGAATTGGGCTTACCTTACGAAGCTTGGTATATTAAGTCTACAAGCAGGGCAAAAGATGGGCTTTACACCTACGATGCGGTTGGTCGTTTGCATGATGCTCAACTCTCTCGTGTGGGGAAAGCTAGCAATTCCAAAGTTGAGAATTTAGATAATTACATTAAATTGGGACCTTTGGGACGTGCGTTTAAAAATGAAAAACGCACTGTAGTATTAATTGATGAAATTGATAAAGCTGATATTGACTTTCCCAATGATTTGTTGCGAGAGTTGGATGAGCAGCAGTTTACGATTGAAGAAAAGGGGGAAGAAGTCAAAGCAAATTGTCCTCCCATTGTCTTCGTTACTAGCAACGATGAAAAGGATTTACCTGATGCTTTCCTACGGCGCTGTCTGTTTTATTATATTCACTTTCCATATTCACAATTAGCTAATATTGTCAAGTCCCACTTTACCGAATCTTCCTCCGATTTAGTAGAAGCTGCGGTGAAGCGTTTTAGCGAACTGCGGCAGAAAATGGAGAAGGGTAAAGCTGGTAAAAAAGTTAGTACAAGTGAGTTGCTTGATTGGTTTGCAGTGTTACGTCAATTTCCTCAAGATGAGGTGTTAAAACAGCTTGAGGGAGAAATCCCGTTCCCAGAAGTTTTGTTGAAGAAATGGGAAGACCATCTGCGGTATTTGCAACAATCATGA
- a CDS encoding NACHT C-terminal helical domain 2-containing protein, which yields MVKLDPNTINELTEILRPFVESERERQSFLIAALGNDAPVLQHISWGGSVATFIPHMMHKLADFGGRQALCAVLEYGRSQMSVHEDVQQRIDQLICQLDESASTTSEINNIDVLVRRVRKCLHDKNQRQHGTIQLLDVAHPVEIERLYTDVNILEEPCSYSRLEIDELLRGRNQRGDFNRFGLSKVRERVSGIQAVKDYSKLMVLGKPGSGKTTFLQHVVIECNNGNLLVDHIPILIKLRDFVRQAKRLGNFSLESHITFYLRGVCSQQEVTDLLEAGKILLLIDGLDEVPGADSDTVVDEIECFLDNYDQNQLIITCRVQAQKYRINHFYYLEIADFNSEQITMFVQKWFLETARNKPHEGEMKAWNLLNKFNLPENKQICELAVTPILLSLTCRVFDDKGKFYSKLSELYEQGLEILLAKWDESRRIDRRNSVDYGLSIKQKRKLLTYLAVRKFEQEQYMLFEQDEIQAYIAEYLNISPEDSQTILESIEAQHGLLVERAQRIYSFSHLTFQEYFAAKWFCEQADWEILAKHISETRYREIFLITTELSSNSEQLLKIIKNEIDYVLGADKELQNFLTRVYAKSKSVTATYHPAKIRAFYFSINRNDILLDFQDTSNFCSTHTFDIDINSVINPEYAPDCVLDFELALFLYNAYCIAVDPPVIDAFSYFHTNQQFLQGYEKLTAYQVEAEFRAELEKIKNALPSFSWEDWESYKNWGLTEGRIWADRLRRLIVKYRNIRHNLHHLKNEQWELLKQYYDANKLLVDCLNSACAVSGTVRQEIEDTLFLPIVEIEKYKSTQSYLEQ from the coding sequence ATGGTGAAATTAGACCCCAACACTATCAATGAGTTGACAGAAATCCTCAGACCATTTGTAGAATCTGAGAGAGAACGTCAATCTTTCTTAATTGCTGCGTTGGGTAACGACGCACCCGTGTTGCAACACATCAGCTGGGGTGGTTCTGTAGCAACTTTCATACCCCATATGATGCATAAGTTAGCAGATTTTGGTGGGAGACAAGCTCTTTGCGCGGTTTTGGAATACGGGCGATCGCAAATGAGTGTCCATGAAGATGTACAGCAGCGTATCGATCAACTTATTTGCCAGCTTGATGAATCTGCTTCTACAACAAGTGAGATAAACAATATTGATGTCCTGGTGCGGAGAGTGCGGAAATGCTTACATGATAAGAATCAGCGACAGCACGGAACAATACAATTGTTGGATGTTGCCCATCCAGTGGAAATAGAACGCCTTTATACCGATGTCAACATCCTTGAAGAACCTTGCAGCTACTCTCGCTTAGAAATTGATGAGTTGTTGCGAGGTCGTAACCAAAGAGGTGATTTTAACCGTTTTGGTTTATCCAAAGTACGGGAGCGAGTATCAGGAATTCAAGCAGTAAAAGACTACTCGAAATTAATGGTACTGGGGAAACCTGGATCGGGGAAAACAACCTTTTTGCAGCACGTTGTTATTGAATGTAATAACGGCAATTTGCTAGTTGACCATATACCAATTTTAATTAAGCTGAGAGATTTCGTTAGACAAGCTAAAAGGTTAGGTAATTTTAGTTTAGAGTCTCACATCACTTTTTATTTACGAGGAGTTTGCTCTCAACAGGAAGTTACAGACTTACTTGAAGCTGGCAAGATTTTGCTACTAATCGATGGACTTGATGAAGTTCCAGGAGCAGATAGTGATACAGTGGTTGATGAAATTGAGTGTTTTCTAGATAACTATGACCAAAATCAGTTAATTATCACCTGTAGGGTACAAGCACAAAAGTACAGAATCAATCATTTTTATTATCTTGAAATTGCTGATTTTAACTCAGAGCAAATCACGATGTTTGTTCAGAAATGGTTTTTAGAAACTGCCCGGAATAAACCACACGAAGGAGAAATGAAAGCATGGAATTTACTAAATAAGTTTAACTTGCCAGAAAATAAGCAAATTTGCGAGTTAGCAGTTACCCCTATTTTGCTAAGTTTAACCTGTAGAGTATTTGATGATAAAGGTAAGTTTTACTCGAAACTCTCTGAACTTTACGAGCAAGGATTGGAAATCCTACTTGCAAAGTGGGACGAATCTAGGAGAATTGACCGTCGTAATTCAGTTGACTATGGTTTATCTATCAAGCAGAAGCGGAAACTCTTAACTTATTTGGCTGTTCGTAAGTTTGAACAAGAGCAATATATGTTGTTTGAACAAGATGAAATTCAGGCATACATCGCCGAGTATCTTAATATTTCGCCAGAAGATAGTCAAACAATACTAGAGTCGATAGAAGCACAGCATGGGTTATTAGTAGAAAGGGCACAGCGCATTTACTCTTTCTCTCACCTTACTTTCCAGGAGTATTTTGCAGCTAAATGGTTTTGCGAACAGGCTGATTGGGAAATACTAGCCAAGCATATTTCTGAAACACGTTACCGAGAAATATTTTTAATTACTACTGAGCTATCCTCTAATAGCGAACAACTACTAAAAATTATAAAGAACGAAATTGACTACGTACTAGGTGCAGATAAAGAGCTTCAAAATTTTCTTACTCGTGTTTATGCAAAATCCAAGTCTGTTACTGCTACCTATCATCCGGCAAAAATTAGAGCCTTTTATTTCTCAATAAATCGTAATGACATTCTTCTTGACTTTCAAGATACTTCAAATTTTTGCTCTACGCACACCTTTGACATTGATATTAATTCTGTAATTAATCCTGAATATGCTCCCGATTGTGTCCTTGACTTTGAACTTGCTTTATTCCTATACAACGCTTATTGTATAGCTGTTGATCCACCCGTGATAGATGCTTTTAGCTATTTCCATACCAATCAACAGTTTCTTCAAGGATATGAAAAGCTAACTGCATATCAAGTTGAAGCTGAATTTAGAGCGGAACTTGAAAAGATAAAAAACGCATTACCTAGCTTCTCGTGGGAAGACTGGGAGAGCTATAAAAACTGGGGGTTAACAGAAGGTCGAATCTGGGCTGATAGGCTTAGAAGATTGATAGTGAAATATCGAAATATTAGACATAACCTACACCATCTTAAAAATGAACAATGGGAATTACTAAAACAATACTACGATGCCAATAAACTATTAGTAGATTGCTTAAATAGTGCTTGTGCAGTGAGTGGCACAGTTCGACAAGAAATAGAAGATACTTTATTTTTACCCATAGTCGAGATTGAAAAGTACAAAAGTACACAAAGCTACTTGGAACAATAA
- a CDS encoding CHAT domain-containing protein, producing MPTTNKDREMRIAQRRVEGFAQQFGEAHRNLARHAAFPLVLTPDLLYQIWANFVPEAPWTAVAHVLLSRLCRQVGYEMYEMDIGDRNLLLRELKGEFGQERFDELGEFLLDYVAQRLTDDDADTQDLREAQEWTALAYTKPDEAARELALALSQKVQQEDMGEVLRLASLVETLAQPLIEAGFEPLLVYSCGIKYFVRDNFVGAATEFSKIAGWDTQFNVDDINLLVPKQIIKKITQPTDQASLERQFTDIYSVIIHPGIGDLNNGFPRGTIQLRDASQSVLMQFTISLPSAPELLTLYKRWRLLYMNLCGRMRLRSSPIEDDDIFEIDDEAITNVSDYHDFKDLCRKLRQSINQWLDTQNFINIERQLRAQLDLTKEIRVIIVTDDEVLMRLPWHLWDFLEDYPFAEIALYHSEYYKISQISGEARSQRKKVRILAIIGNSQGMDLEAEALKKLQDSEVVFLVNPSRNELSTYLRNSIGWDIFFFAGHTQNEADTNRSIIYINTNIINNSITIEELEESFRAAIKKGLKLAIFNSCDGLGIALALGKLFLPTILVMREPIPHVVAKEFFKHFLNTFAIEQKSLYLAVRNAREKLQGLEDEFPAASWLPVIFQNPAVLAPTWQGFLN from the coding sequence ATGCCTACCACAAACAAAGATCGGGAAATGCGAATTGCCCAGCGACGGGTTGAAGGGTTTGCCCAGCAGTTTGGGGAAGCACACCGCAACTTGGCTCGTCATGCGGCGTTTCCTTTGGTGCTGACACCTGACTTACTTTACCAAATTTGGGCAAATTTTGTTCCTGAAGCACCTTGGACAGCGGTTGCTCATGTGTTGCTGTCGCGTTTGTGTCGTCAGGTGGGCTATGAGATGTATGAGATGGATATTGGCGATCGCAATTTGTTGTTGCGGGAATTGAAAGGGGAATTTGGACAAGAACGATTTGATGAGTTGGGGGAGTTTTTGCTGGATTATGTGGCGCAACGACTGACTGATGATGACGCAGATACGCAGGATTTGCGGGAGGCTCAGGAGTGGACGGCGTTGGCGTATACCAAGCCGGATGAGGCGGCGCGGGAGTTGGCGCTGGCGTTGAGTCAGAAGGTGCAGCAGGAGGATATGGGGGAGGTGTTGCGTCTTGCTTCGTTAGTGGAGACTTTAGCGCAGCCTTTGATAGAGGCGGGGTTTGAGCCTTTGTTGGTTTATAGTTGTGGAATAAAATATTTTGTTCGTGATAACTTTGTAGGTGCTGCAACTGAATTCAGCAAAATAGCTGGGTGGGACACGCAATTCAATGTTGACGATATAAATTTGCTAGTTCCCAAACAAATAATTAAAAAAATAACCCAACCAACAGACCAGGCTTCTTTAGAAAGACAATTTACAGATATTTATTCAGTTATAATTCATCCAGGAATAGGTGACTTAAACAATGGATTTCCAAGGGGTACGATTCAACTTAGAGATGCAAGTCAAAGCGTATTAATGCAATTTACGATTTCCTTACCCTCAGCGCCAGAACTACTGACACTGTATAAGCGATGGCGATTACTCTACATGAATTTGTGCGGGCGTATGCGTTTGCGTTCTTCACCCATAGAAGATGATGATATATTTGAAATCGACGACGAAGCTATAACAAATGTCTCTGATTACCACGATTTTAAGGACTTGTGCCGAAAGTTACGCCAAAGTATTAACCAATGGCTCGACACTCAGAATTTCATCAACATTGAGCGGCAACTGCGAGCGCAATTAGACCTAACAAAAGAAATTAGGGTGATAATTGTAACCGACGATGAAGTACTAATGCGATTACCTTGGCATCTTTGGGATTTTCTTGAAGATTATCCTTTTGCAGAGATAGCTTTATATCACTCGGAATACTATAAGATTTCCCAAATATCAGGAGAGGCAAGATCCCAAAGAAAAAAAGTTAGAATCTTGGCGATTATCGGTAATAGTCAAGGCATGGATTTAGAGGCAGAAGCCTTAAAAAAATTACAGGATTCAGAAGTCGTTTTTCTTGTCAATCCCTCTCGCAACGAACTTAGCACTTACCTTCGGAACTCCATCGGTTGGGACATTTTCTTTTTTGCTGGTCATACTCAAAACGAAGCTGACACAAACAGAAGCATAATTTATATTAATACGAATATTATAAATAATAGTATAACTATTGAAGAATTAGAAGAATCTTTCAGAGCAGCTATCAAAAAAGGTTTAAAACTAGCAATTTTTAATTCTTGTGATGGGCTAGGAATTGCTCTTGCTTTGGGAAAATTATTTCTTCCCACGATTCTTGTCATGCGGGAGCCAATTCCTCATGTTGTAGCCAAGGAATTTTTCAAGCATTTCCTAAATACTTTCGCAATTGAGCAAAAATCTTTATATCTTGCAGTGCGGAACGCACGCGAAAAGTTACAAGGGCTAGAAGATGAATTCCCAGCAGCTTCTTGGTTACCTGTAATTTTTCAGAATCCAGCAGTATTGGCACCGACTTGGCAAGGGTTTCTTAATTAA
- a CDS encoding IS701 family transposase: MGMVSDIKRKTLPTIAKVVGLDNHQPLHHFLTESPWNVKELRRQRLEFILYILQGRPIVLIIDETGDKKKGNTTDYVKRQYIGNLGKTDNGIVAVTAYAVLSGMTFPLIFEVSKPRERLQPGDKYLTKPEIAAMMIKELRSMGFRFNLVLADSLYGEQRVGRLCRLEATANPEGESGKNFIQILNDFHLNFIVAIRSNHKAWGVTGSEVKYSEWQRFKRVFSNLSSENRYIREIICGDNPEIRYWKITTDKEEVPKNTTWYVMSKFPEITPREVGNFYGLRTWVEYGLKQSKNELGWADFRLTNYPQIQKWWEIVFSAYLLVSLHSEQLLKFPPQSESNFSSHPWWDQGNGWNNILNNLRLILQPFVLFNLIKPWLQVFTVPKLSEGFFKLQMLVNNLTRSIFQNFNIPYLYFSSA, from the coding sequence ATGGGTATGGTATCAGATATAAAACGTAAAACTCTGCCGACGATAGCAAAAGTTGTAGGGCTAGATAATCATCAACCATTACACCATTTTTTAACAGAATCACCTTGGAATGTAAAAGAATTAAGGAGACAAAGATTAGAATTCATATTATATATACTTCAGGGTCGCCCAATAGTACTAATTATTGATGAAACAGGAGACAAGAAAAAAGGAAATACAACGGATTACGTCAAACGGCAGTACATTGGAAATTTAGGGAAAACAGATAATGGTATTGTTGCAGTTACAGCATATGCAGTTTTATCAGGAATGACGTTTCCTCTAATATTTGAAGTTTCTAAACCGAGAGAAAGACTACAACCAGGAGATAAATATTTAACCAAGCCTGAAATAGCTGCGATGATGATAAAAGAATTGCGGTCTATGGGGTTTAGATTTAATCTTGTCTTGGCAGATAGTTTATACGGTGAGCAGCGCGTTGGGCGGCTTTGCCGACTTGAAGCGACTGCGAACCCGGAGGGAGAAAGTGGTAAAAATTTTATTCAAATCTTAAATGATTTTCATCTTAATTTTATAGTTGCAATTCGTTCAAACCACAAAGCATGGGGAGTTACAGGCTCTGAAGTTAAATATTCAGAGTGGCAAAGATTTAAAAGAGTTTTCTCGAATTTAAGTTCAGAAAACAGATATATTAGAGAGATAATCTGTGGCGATAATCCGGAAATTAGGTATTGGAAAATCACAACGGATAAAGAAGAAGTTCCAAAAAACACCACTTGGTACGTAATGAGTAAATTTCCAGAAATTACGCCAAGAGAAGTTGGGAATTTTTACGGTTTAAGAACTTGGGTCGAATATGGTTTAAAGCAGAGTAAAAATGAATTAGGGTGGGCAGATTTTCGCCTAACTAATTATCCCCAAATACAAAAATGGTGGGAAATTGTTTTTAGTGCCTATCTGTTGGTTAGTCTCCATTCTGAACAACTGCTAAAATTCCCACCACAATCTGAATCTAATTTTTCATCACATCCTTGGTGGGATCAAGGAAATGGTTGGAATAATATTCTTAATAACCTCCGTTTGATACTTCAACCATTTGTATTATTTAACCTAATTAAACCTTGGCTACAAGTTTTTACAGTTCCTAAGTTATCTGAAGGATTTTTTAAACTTCAAATGCTTGTCAATAATCTAACTCGTTCAATTTTTCAAAACTTCAACATTCCTTATTTATACTTTTCCTCTGCCTAG
- a CDS encoding Tn3 family transposase, with amino-acid sequence MRELGKIERTLFTLSWLQSPELRRRATAGLNKGEAKHTLKRAVFFNRLGEVRDCAKRTALRAIALMKTSFIGLVG; translated from the coding sequence TTGCGGGAGTTGGGGAAAATTGAGCGGACCTTGTTTACTCTTTCCTGGTTGCAGAGTCCAGAACTGCGGCGACGGGCGACGGCGGGACTAAATAAGGGTGAGGCGAAACATACTCTTAAAAGAGCGGTGTTTTTTAATCGTTTGGGGGAGGTGCGTGATTGCGCGAAGCGCACTGCCCTTCGGGCAATCGCTCTTATGAAGACCAGTTTTATCGGGCTAGTGGGCTGA
- a CDS encoding Uma2 family endonuclease — MLLELRQLRIQPGQQLLLEDVSWQQFENILAELGEHRAARLSYSHGFLEIMVPLPEHEKAKEIIGDLVKILLNERSINYDALGSTTLKSEKMTQGVEPDACFYIKNQAAIIGKNRINLSVDPPPDLAIEIDLTSRTQLENYQILGVPELWRYGKQGLQINVLQAGKYVESDFSPTFPDIPIIELVNQYVQQSQVVGSSQAIQAFRNWVRDNI, encoded by the coding sequence ATGCTACTAGAGTTAAGACAATTGAGGATTCAACCGGGACAGCAACTGCTACTTGAGGACGTTAGCTGGCAGCAATTTGAAAATATTTTGGCGGAATTGGGAGAACATCGTGCAGCCAGACTTTCCTATAGTCATGGTTTTTTAGAAATTATGGTTCCCTTGCCCGAACATGAAAAAGCCAAAGAAATTATTGGCGATCTGGTAAAAATTTTATTGAATGAACGAAGTATCAATTACGATGCTTTAGGTTCAACAACCCTAAAAAGTGAAAAAATGACTCAGGGAGTAGAACCGGATGCCTGTTTTTACATTAAAAATCAAGCAGCAATTATTGGTAAAAATCGCATAAATTTAAGTGTAGACCCACCCCCAGATTTAGCCATAGAAATTGATTTAACTTCCCGCACGCAGTTGGAGAATTACCAAATTTTGGGAGTGCCAGAACTTTGGCGATACGGAAAACAAGGACTACAGATTAATGTCTTGCAAGCTGGAAAATATGTAGAGTCCGATTTTAGTCCTACATTTCCAGATATTCCGATAATTGAGCTAGTAAATCAATACGTCCAGCAGAGTCAAGTTGTTGGTAGCAGCCAAGCAATTCAAGCTTTTAGAAATTGGGTGCGGGATAATATTTAA
- a CDS encoding Tn3 family transposase, whose amino-acid sequence MREAHCPSGNRSYEDQFYRASGLNLVIAAIVLWNTVYLEKAVDYLRQLCMDIPEEHLQHLSPLGWEHINLTGDYVWNLKQATSFDKLRPLRIKENKYR is encoded by the coding sequence TTGCGCGAAGCGCACTGCCCTTCGGGCAATCGCTCTTATGAAGACCAGTTTTATCGGGCTAGTGGGCTGAATTTGGTCATTGCTGCGATTGTTCTGTGGAATACGGTGTACTTAGAAAAAGCTGTGGATTATTTGAGACAACTATGTATGGATATTCCTGAAGAACACTTACAACATTTGTCGCCGTTGGGATGGGAGCATATCAATCTCACTGGCGATTATGTGTGGAACTTGAAACAAGCGACCAGTTTTGATAAGTTGCGTCCTTTGCGGATCAAGGAAAATAAGTATCGCTGA